The nucleotide sequence ATGAATCTTGAAAAATCATTTGAACTTCTTTTCTATAATTTTTTAATCTTTTATTTTTTATATCATTTATTCTTTCATTTTTATATAAGATATCTCCTGAATCTTCTTTTAAAAGTCTTGTTATTATATTTCCAGTAGTTGTTTTACCGCAACCGGATTCTCCAACAAGTCCATAAACTTCTCCAGTTTTTATTTTTAAATCTACACCCTTTAAAACATTTATTTTTTTATTTTTTTTAAATAAAGAATTATTTCTATTAATAAAACTTTTCTTCAATCCCTTTATTTCAACTATACTATCCATTATTTATCACCTTATGACATTTCACATAATGTTCTTCATTAATCTTAAATTCTTTTGGGTTTTCAATTTTACAAATATCCATAACAAAATCACATCTATCCTTGAATGGACAACCCTCAATCTTTGAGTTTATATCAGGAACTTTTCCTTTTATATTATAAAGTTTCTTACCCCTTAAATCATCAGAAGGCAAACATTTTAAAAGTCCCTCAGTATAGGGATGTTTAGGATTATTTATTATTTCTTTTTTGCTTCCCTTTTCTATTATTTCCCCAAAATACATAACAACTACAGAATCACATATCTCATCTATAACGCCTATATCATGAGATACAAATAAAATAGAAGATTCCCTACTTTTATTTATATTTTTTAATAAATCTATTATTTGAGCTTGTATTGTAACATCTAATGCTGTTGTAGGTTCATCAGCTATTATTAAATCAGGTTGATTAGCAATTGCAATTGCTATGATAACTCTTTGTCTTTGTCCACCGGATAATTCATGAGGATATTTATTATAAGAACTTTCAACATCTGGTATTCCCGTACTTTTTAATAGATTTAATGTTTCTTCTTTTAAAGTCTTTTTATCTATAATTCTATGTTGAACTATATTTTCTTCTATTTGTTTTCCTATTTTCATAAGAGGATTCAAAGATACCATTGGTTCTTGAAAGATCATAGAAATTTTTTCACCCATCATTTTTATTCTTTCTTTATTTTTTAAAGATAATAAGTTTTTATTATCAAATATCAACTTACCAGAAGTTATTACAGCATTATCAGGTAAAAGTCCTATTATAGAAAGAGAGGTTATGCTCTTACCACATCCCGATTCACCAACAATTCCAAGTATTTCACCTTTTTTTATTTTAAAACTTATATTTTTAACAGCCGAACTCAAATAATTTTTATTTTTAAATCCTATTGAAATATTCTCTAAACTCAATAATTCCATAAAATCACTTCTTCCTTTTGTCTTGAAGATCTCTCAATCCATCTCCGAGAAAATTAAACCCTAAAACAGTTAAAGATATCATCAATCCTGGAGCAATAGCATACCATGGAGATATAGTTATAAATATTTGTGATTCATTAAGCATCCTACCCCAACTTGGATATGGCGGTTGAACTCCAAGTCCAAGATAACTCAAACCAGCTTCGGAAAGTATAGCACTGGAAAAACCTAATGATCCTGCAACAAGTATTGGAGAAAGTATATTTGGAAGTATATGAAAAAATATTATTCTTAAACTACCTGCACCTTTTATTTTTGCATTCTTCACATATTCAAAATTTTTATGTTGAATAACACCACTTCTTGTTATACGAGCAAAACTTGGTATAGACATAATCCCTATCGCAATTATGGTATTTTTTATTCCCACTCCAAAAATCGATACAAACATCAAAGCGAATAATATACCAGGAAAAGCAAGCATCGCATCCATAAATCTCATAATTATTTCATCAAATATCCCACCTAAATATCCAGATAACGCTCCTATAAAAACTCCAAATACGAGACCTATTGCAACAGATACAAATCCAACAAATAAAGCTGTTTGTGTACCAACCATTATTCTACTCAATATATCTCTACCAAAATTATCAGTTCCAAGTATATTTTCAAATGATGGTGAAGAAAATCTTTTAGTCACATTCATTTGAGTTATATCATGCGGAGTATAAAAAAAACTCAAAACACCTATTAAAACTATAAAAGAAATTATAATTATTCCTATCATTAAATTTATATTCTTCATCTAATCACCTATTTTGTTTTTACTCTTGGATCTATCAACACATAGAGTATATCTATCATAAAATTTATAAAAACGACTATAAAAGCTAAATACAATACAAGTCCTTGTACTAAAGGAATATCTCTTGTTGAAATTGCATTTATCAAAAGTCTTCCTATTCCAGGTAAAGAAAAAACTTGTTCTATAATTATGCTTCCACCAAGTATATTACCTATTATCATTCCCAAAATGGTTATAACAGGAATGAGGGCATTTCTTAAATTATGCTTCAGTAAAACTTTATTAGCCTGTATTCCTTTAGAATATGCTGTTAAAGTATAAGGTTTGTTCATTTCTTCAATAATAGTATTTTTTGTATATCTTGTTATAACAGCTATCGAAGGTATAGATATAGCTAATGAAGGTAAAAAAAGAGCTTTAAAAGCTTCAAAAGGATTTTGTGACCATGGAACATATCCTCCCGTTGAAAATATTCTAAAAATGAGACCAAACAAAAAAATAAGTATTATACCAATCCAAAAAGAAGGTATTGACATTAAAAACTGAGTTATAAAAGATATAAAAGTTCCAATAAATTTATTATTATTCTTTGCACTTATTATTCCAAGAGGTACACCTATTAAAATTATTATTATTATAGACATAAAAGCCATTGAAAAAGTTACTGGTACTCTATCTTTTATCATCTGTAGAACAGGTTTTTCATACCTTATAGATTTTCCAAGATCTCCTTTAAAAAGAGATTCCAGC is from Oceanotoga teriensis and encodes:
- a CDS encoding ABC transporter ATP-binding protein, translated to MELLSLENISIGFKNKNYLSSAVKNISFKIKKGEILGIVGESGCGKSITSLSIIGLLPDNAVITSGKLIFDNKNLLSLKNKERIKMMGEKISMIFQEPMVSLNPLMKIGKQIEENIVQHRIIDKKTLKEETLNLLKSTGIPDVESSYNKYPHELSGGQRQRVIIAIAIANQPDLIIADEPTTALDVTIQAQIIDLLKNINKSRESSILFVSHDIGVIDEICDSVVVMYFGEIIEKGSKKEIINNPKHPYTEGLLKCLPSDDLRGKKLYNIKGKVPDINSKIEGCPFKDRCDFVMDICKIENPKEFKINEEHYVKCHKVINNG
- a CDS encoding ABC transporter permease, encoding MKNINLMIGIIIISFIVLIGVLSFFYTPHDITQMNVTKRFSSPSFENILGTDNFGRDILSRIMVGTQTALFVGFVSVAIGLVFGVFIGALSGYLGGIFDEIIMRFMDAMLAFPGILFALMFVSIFGVGIKNTIIAIGIMSIPSFARITRSGVIQHKNFEYVKNAKIKGAGSLRIIFFHILPNILSPILVAGSLGFSSAILSEAGLSYLGLGVQPPYPSWGRMLNESQIFITISPWYAIAPGLMISLTVLGFNFLGDGLRDLQDKRKK
- a CDS encoding ABC transporter permease, which codes for MFFKKILSMIITILFITLITFSVFEIIPGDPILSKLGMDADEAQIQALKSELDLDSPFPVRYINWLESLFKGDLGKSIRYEKPVLQMIKDRVPVTFSMAFMSIIIIILIGVPLGIISAKNNNKFIGTFISFITQFLMSIPSFWIGIILIFLFGLIFRIFSTGGYVPWSQNPFEAFKALFLPSLAISIPSIAVITRYTKNTIIEEMNKPYTLTAYSKGIQANKVLLKHNLRNALIPVITILGMIIGNILGGSIIIEQVFSLPGIGRLLINAISTRDIPLVQGLVLYLAFIVVFINFMIDILYVLIDPRVKTK